The following coding sequences lie in one Phacochoerus africanus isolate WHEZ1 chromosome 12, ROS_Pafr_v1, whole genome shotgun sequence genomic window:
- the STAM gene encoding LOW QUALITY PROTEIN: signal transducing adapter molecule 1 (The sequence of the model RefSeq protein was modified relative to this genomic sequence to represent the inferred CDS: inserted 1 base in 1 codon; deleted 1 base in 1 codon), whose translation MPLFATNPFDQDVEKATSEMNTAEDWGLILDICDKVGQSRTGPKDCLRSVMRRVNHKDPHVAMQALTLLGACVSNCGKIFHLEVCSRDFASEVSNVLNKGHPKVCEKLKALMVEWTDEFKNDPQLSLISAMIKNLKEQGVTFPAIGSQAAEQAKASPALVAKDPGTVANKKEEEDLAKAIELSLKEQRQQSTTLSTLYPSTSSLLTNHQHEGRKVRAIYDFEAAEDNELTFKAGEIITVLDDSDPNWWKGETHQGMGLFPSNFVTADLTAEPEMIKTEKKTVQFSDDVQVETIEPEPEQAYIDEDKMDQLLQMLQSTDPSDDQPDLPELLHLEAMCHQMGPLIDEKLEDIDRKHSELSELNGKVMEALSLYTKLMNEDPMYSMYAKLQNQQYYIQSSGVSGSQVYPGPPQSGAYLVAGTAQMSHLQTYSLPPEQLSSLSPGGVPPPASPALPSQPTPASYTNTMVSSVQGSTYPTQASVYSPPAAAAAAATTTDVTIYQNAGTSLSQMPNYNLTSALPQXSGGQQPPPPQQPYSQKALL comes from the exons acCTAAAGATTGTCTTCGCTCTGTTATGAGGAGGGTGAACCACAAAGACCCTCACGTTGCTATGCAGGCTCTGACT CTTCTAGGAGCATGTGTATCAAACTGTGGCAAAATTTTTCACTTAGAAGTATGTTCAAGAGATTTTGCTAGTGAAGTAAGCAACGTATTAAACAAG ggTCATCCTAAAGTGTGTGAAAAATTAAAAGCTCTTATGGTTGAGTGGAcagatgaatttaaaaatgatcCACAGCTCAGTCTAATATCAGCAATGATTAAGAACCTGAAGGAACAAGGAGTTACATTTCCAGCTATTGGCTCTCag GCTGCAGAACAAGCGAAAGCAAGCCCAGCTCTGGTAGCCAAGGATCCTGGGACTGTGGCTaacaagaaagaagaagaagatttaGCAAAAG CCATCGAGTTGTCCCTGAAGGAACAGAGGCAGCAGTCAACCACCCTTTCCACTTTGTATCCCAGCACATCCAGCCTCTTAACTAACCACCAACACGAAGGCCGAAAAGTTCGTGCTATATATGACTTTGAAGCTGCTGAAGATAATGAACTTACTTTTAAAGCTGGAGAAATTATTACAGTTCTTGATGACAG TGACCCCAACTGGTGGAAAGGTGAAACCCATCAGGGAATGGGCTTGTTTCCCTCTAATTTTGTGACTGCGGATCTCACTGCTGAACCAGAAATGA TCAAAACGGAGAAGAAGACGGTACAGTTTAGTGACGATGTTCAGGTAGAAACAATAGAACCAGAGCCAGAACAAGCCTATATTGATGAG GATAAAATGGACCAATTGCTGCAGATGTTGCAAAGCACAGATCCCAGTGATGACCAGCCGGATCTTCCAGAGTTACTTCATCTTGAAG CCATGTGTCACCAGATGGGACCTCTCATTGATGAAAAGCTGGAAGATATTGACAG GAAGCATTCAGAACTCTCTGAACTCAATGGGAAAGTGATGGAGGCACTTTCCTTGTACACCAAGTTGATGAATGAAGACCCAATGTATTCCATGTATGCAAAACTACAGAATCAACAGTATTACATTCAGTCATCTGGTGTTTCTGGTTCTCAG GTATATCCGGGCCCTCCTCAAAGCGGTGCTTACCTGGTTGCGGGGACCGCACAGATGAGCCACCTCCAGACCTACAGCCTCCCCCCAGAGCAGCTGTCTTCCCTCAGCCCAGGAGGCGTCCCACCGCCCGCAAGCCCAGCCCTTCCTAGTCAGCCGACTCCGGCCTCTTACACTAA CACAATGGTCAGCTCTGTTCAGGGAAGTACGTATCCCACA CAGGCTTCGGTGTACAGTCCTCCTGCTGCCGCCGcggctgctgccaccaccaccgaTGTCACTATATACCAGAACGCAGGAACTAGCCTGTCCCAGATGCCAAACTATAACCTAACGTCAGCGCTGCCCC CGAGCGGCGGCCAGCAGCCACCTCCGCCCCAGCAGCCGTATTCTCAGAAGGCCCTGCTATAG